From one Thalassospira lucentensis genomic stretch:
- a CDS encoding transporter substrate-binding domain-containing protein — translation MTFLKTIAVAALMTATAGSAIAQEASKLQQVLDRGHLILGTGSTNPPWHFIDSDNKLKGFDVDMGRLVAKALFGDPDKIEYVQQSGDARIPNLVTDKVDLTCQFMTVTAERAQQIEFTIPYYREGVGLLQMEGGDYADYEALKAAGSDVTVAVLQNVYAEEMVHAALPEAEVDQYDSVDLMYQALNSGRADAAATDQSALRWFMVKNPGRYHDAGYGWNPQSYSCGVKPGDQRWLNFVNTVLHEGMTGVEFPFYADSFKTWFGTELSVPQIGFPVEYK, via the coding sequence ATGACCTTCTTAAAAACAATCGCAGTCGCGGCGCTTATGACCGCAACTGCCGGATCGGCCATTGCACAGGAAGCCAGCAAGCTTCAGCAGGTTCTTGATCGTGGTCACCTGATCTTGGGGACCGGCTCGACCAACCCGCCATGGCACTTCATTGACTCGGATAACAAGCTCAAGGGCTTTGACGTTGATATGGGCCGCCTTGTCGCCAAGGCCCTGTTTGGCGATCCCGATAAAATCGAATATGTCCAGCAGTCCGGCGATGCCCGCATCCCGAACCTTGTGACCGACAAGGTCGATCTGACCTGCCAGTTCATGACGGTGACCGCCGAACGCGCCCAGCAGATCGAATTCACGATCCCCTATTACCGTGAAGGCGTTGGTCTGTTGCAGATGGAAGGTGGCGACTACGCCGATTACGAGGCGCTCAAAGCTGCCGGATCGGACGTTACCGTTGCCGTTCTTCAGAACGTCTACGCCGAAGAAATGGTCCACGCTGCCCTGCCAGAGGCAGAAGTTGATCAGTATGACAGTGTGGATCTGATGTATCAGGCGCTGAATTCCGGGCGTGCCGATGCCGCCGCAACTGATCAGTCGGCATTGCGCTGGTTCATGGTCAAAAACCCGGGCCGTTACCATGACGCCGGATATGGCTGGAACCCGCAAAGCTATTCCTGTGGCGTCAAGCCGGGCGATCAGCGTTGGCTGAACTTTGTAAACACGGTTCTGCACGAAGGCATGACCGGTGTTGAATTCCCGTTCTACGCCGACAGCTTCAAAACCTGGTTTGGTACCGAACTGTCGGTGCCGCAGATCGGCTTCCCCGTCGAATACAAATAA
- a CDS encoding amino acid ABC transporter permease: MNYDFNFSVIWRNWELLAQGLGLGLFLALVSIAIGCGIGLLAAFGMLSRHRVLRWIAVAYVSAIRNTPILVLILFCYFALPQLGIALDKIPSFIFTLSIYAGAYLAEVFRSGLVALPKGLREAGLAIGLTELKIKIHIIIPVMLRNVLPSLSNNFISLFKDTSLAAAIAVPELTFYARKINVESFRVIETWMVASLIYVVACYVIAWFLRQLEQRLAVPR, encoded by the coding sequence TTGAACTACGATTTCAATTTCAGCGTCATCTGGCGCAATTGGGAACTGCTGGCGCAGGGCCTTGGCCTTGGCTTGTTCCTTGCCCTTGTTTCGATTGCGATTGGTTGCGGGATCGGACTTCTGGCGGCTTTCGGGATGCTGTCCCGTCACCGGGTTTTACGCTGGATCGCAGTGGCTTATGTCTCTGCGATCCGCAATACCCCGATCCTTGTCCTGATCCTGTTCTGTTACTTCGCATTGCCCCAGCTTGGCATTGCACTCGACAAGATACCATCCTTCATTTTTACCCTGTCGATTTATGCCGGTGCCTATCTGGCGGAAGTTTTCCGTTCGGGCCTTGTCGCCTTGCCAAAGGGCCTGCGCGAAGCCGGGCTTGCCATCGGTCTGACGGAACTGAAAATCAAAATCCACATCATCATTCCGGTGATGTTGCGCAATGTGTTGCCGTCGCTTTCGAACAATTTCATTTCGCTGTTCAAGGACACGTCGCTCGCAGCCGCCATCGCGGTTCCCGAACTGACGTTTTATGCGCGCAAGATCAATGTCGAAAGCTTCCGTGTGATTGAAACATGGATGGTTGCGTCACTGATTTACGTGGTGGCCTGCTATGTCATCGCGTGGTTCCTGCGCCAGCTTGAACAACGTCTTGCGGTTCCGCGCTGA
- a CDS encoding amino acid ABC transporter permease, with protein sequence MNFSLFLTELWNARMNLLAGLGDTVLISVASVLLGTFLGVFVGLAMTYGNKPTRFGVRLYIDFLRGTPVFVLILACFYILSVVGLDLSAFQAGVLALTMFCSSHVGEIVRGALKAIPAGQTEAAKSIGLTFGQTFAYVLLPQALRQILPTWVNTATEIVKASTLLSIIGVVELLLATQQVISRTYLSLEFYLFVGFVYFILNFLIEQAGRAVERRISIP encoded by the coding sequence ATGAATTTTTCTCTTTTCCTGACCGAATTGTGGAATGCCCGCATGAACCTGCTGGCTGGGCTTGGCGATACGGTTCTGATTTCCGTCGCATCCGTGCTGCTTGGAACGTTCCTTGGCGTTTTCGTCGGTCTGGCGATGACATATGGCAATAAGCCGACCCGGTTTGGGGTGCGCCTTTATATCGACTTCCTGCGGGGAACTCCGGTTTTCGTTCTGATACTTGCCTGTTTTTATATTCTTTCGGTTGTCGGGCTGGATCTTAGCGCGTTTCAGGCTGGTGTGCTTGCGCTGACGATGTTCTGTTCATCCCATGTCGGGGAAATTGTCCGTGGCGCGTTAAAGGCGATCCCGGCCGGGCAAACCGAAGCCGCCAAGTCAATCGGGCTGACTTTTGGGCAAACCTTTGCCTATGTCCTGCTGCCCCAGGCCCTGCGCCAGATACTGCCGACCTGGGTCAATACCGCGACCGAAATCGTCAAGGCATCGACGCTGCTGTCGATCATTGGTGTGGTTGAATTGCTGCTGGCAACCCAGCAGGTCATTTCGCGGACCTATCTTAGCCTCGAATTCTATCTCTTCGTTGGTTTCGTCTATTTCATTCTGAACTTCCTGATCGAACAGGCCGGCCGTGCTGTCGAACGCCGCATCTCGATCCCATAA
- a CDS encoding DUF1636 family protein, producing the protein MPRIVICKTCQPAPDADPASKVDFVDADGFARQLGTALDQAELPETFEVTQVDCMGSCSDPTSVALQGTGRASYLFAGLSARHDIDDIIATCREYLNAPDGWIEDARGCGRLRFCLKARIPAL; encoded by the coding sequence ATGCCCCGTATTGTCATTTGCAAAACCTGCCAGCCAGCACCCGATGCTGATCCGGCCTCAAAGGTGGATTTTGTCGATGCGGATGGTTTTGCGCGGCAGTTAGGCACGGCACTTGATCAGGCGGAATTGCCCGAAACGTTTGAAGTCACACAGGTTGACTGCATGGGATCATGCAGCGACCCGACATCGGTTGCACTTCAGGGAACCGGGCGGGCAAGTTATCTTTTTGCCGGATTATCGGCGCGTCACGACATTGACGATATCATTGCCACCTGCCGGGAATATCTGAACGCCCCGGATGGATGGATCGAAGACGCACGCGGCTGCGGGCGTCTTCGTTTTTGCCTTAAGGCCAGAATTCCGGCCCTTTGA
- a CDS encoding CbtA family protein codes for MMSRIFTSALFAGAAAGLIAALLQLYFVQPVLLHAELYETGELVHFGGAAVSAHQDVGGIDHVRDGLSVLFTMLVYTGYALILVAAMALAESRGHEVAGRQGIIWGIAGFFIVHFAPGFTLAPEVPGVAAADVYARQVWWFATVGTAAIAVWLIAFGRNWVSWGIAAVLLLAPHVIGAPEPDTFTGPVPTEIGALFAARAFGVGLAAWVLVGLFAGYFWQREGQRAAQAQTA; via the coding sequence CTTATTGCGGCCCTGCTTCAGCTTTATTTTGTGCAACCGGTTCTGTTGCATGCGGAGCTTTATGAAACCGGCGAGCTGGTTCATTTCGGTGGTGCTGCGGTTAGTGCACATCAGGATGTCGGCGGCATTGATCATGTCCGCGACGGGTTAAGCGTCCTGTTCACCATGCTGGTCTATACCGGATATGCGCTTATTCTGGTTGCGGCCATGGCGCTGGCTGAAAGCCGCGGTCACGAGGTCGCTGGTCGTCAGGGTATTATCTGGGGCATTGCCGGGTTCTTTATCGTTCATTTTGCACCGGGCTTTACCCTTGCACCTGAAGTACCCGGTGTTGCAGCCGCAGACGTTTATGCACGGCAAGTCTGGTGGTTTGCCACCGTCGGGACGGCGGCAATTGCCGTCTGGCTGATTGCATTTGGTCGCAATTGGGTTTCATGGGGGATTGCCGCAGTTCTGCTGCTTGCCCCCCACGTCATCGGCGCGCCGGAGCCTGATACCTTTACCGGACCGGTACCGACTGAAATCGGGGCGCTTTTTGCTGCCCGTGCATTTGGTGTCGGTCTTGCTGCCTGGGTGCTGGTTGGCCTGTTTGCCGGATATTTCTGGCAACGCGAAGGACAACGGGCCGCACAGGCGCAGACCGCCTGA
- a CDS encoding heavy metal translocating P-type ATPase, whose amino-acid sequence MSVIAKWDQFPAIGNCESCKSSLIAALNDAVPGQSFVAAADGLHAQSELSGREQGTVDDVLARHRDGISHRHWAVSGMDCGSCVAKIETALSKRDGVQCVDVSMMREMVTLGLRDDSAETRSDISTMLTKLGYPAKEKVIPGAAKSSESACCAGGSCGSANPAATDNAASQDTDADDKSLLRKLAPWPEAGDEIAWAAVWLMLGGLVGWLVPVTDAYAMSIASIIAALPVMRTAFRLAASGAFFSIELLMSVAVLGAVAIGESLEAGMVVLLFAIGESLEGVAAGRARSGVKSLMKLAPETARRVSASGNVFETVAPSALALNDIIEVRPGERIPADGVLTDGAAEIDNSHLTGESVPVPSEPGDEVFAGAIVTDRPVRLRVTRAAGQTMLDRVIELVEQSEKHKAPVERFVTKFARIYTPIIMALAALTVVIPPVLFGQGWEEWIYRGLALLLIGCPCALVISTPAAVTSALARAARIGLLVKGGAALEAIGAVRTMAFDKTGTLTEGKPKLTAMMSVGDMDEDRLLAIAAALETVTSHPLAKAVVHAATEQKLDLPEITDARTIAGAGVEARIDGTLYRVGAAKRLDIEPAAKVADWLAAQEDAGSTAVVILRNGDVIGALALRDTARADARDALAKLNALGISPVMLTGDAERVAKRMAGELGMDYRAQLLPEDKLNVLADLRNDPARKGPIAMVGDGINDAPALKSADVGIAIGGGTDIALEAADAVAVKDRLSDVVNLVKLSRTTRRVIRENIGLALGLKAVFLVTSITGLTGLWLAVMADTGATVLVTLNSLRLLIALRNR is encoded by the coding sequence ATGTCCGTCATCGCAAAATGGGATCAGTTCCCGGCCATTGGAAATTGTGAAAGCTGCAAGTCATCGCTGATTGCGGCTCTGAACGACGCCGTACCGGGGCAAAGCTTTGTTGCTGCCGCCGATGGCCTGCACGCGCAATCTGAACTGAGTGGCAGGGAACAGGGCACGGTTGACGATGTGCTGGCCCGTCATCGCGACGGCATTTCGCATCGTCATTGGGCTGTATCGGGCATGGATTGCGGGTCCTGTGTGGCGAAAATTGAAACCGCGCTTTCCAAACGTGATGGCGTGCAATGTGTCGATGTGTCGATGATGCGCGAAATGGTGACGCTGGGTCTTCGCGACGACAGTGCCGAAACGCGTTCCGATATCAGCACCATGCTGACCAAACTGGGCTATCCGGCAAAGGAAAAGGTAATCCCGGGGGCGGCGAAATCATCCGAATCCGCTTGCTGCGCTGGCGGTTCCTGTGGTTCTGCCAATCCGGCTGCGACGGATAATGCCGCGTCGCAAGATACCGATGCCGATGACAAATCCCTGCTGCGCAAACTGGCCCCCTGGCCGGAAGCCGGGGACGAAATTGCATGGGCGGCGGTCTGGCTTATGCTGGGCGGGCTGGTTGGCTGGCTGGTTCCGGTCACCGATGCTTATGCCATGTCCATTGCCTCTATCATCGCGGCATTGCCGGTGATGAGAACGGCGTTCCGTCTGGCGGCAAGCGGCGCATTCTTTTCCATCGAACTGTTGATGAGTGTCGCGGTTCTTGGCGCGGTTGCAATCGGTGAAAGTCTTGAAGCCGGTATGGTCGTCCTGCTGTTTGCGATTGGCGAAAGCCTTGAAGGTGTTGCCGCTGGTCGGGCACGCAGCGGGGTTAAATCGCTGATGAAACTGGCCCCGGAAACCGCAAGGCGGGTTTCGGCATCGGGTAATGTGTTTGAAACGGTCGCCCCGTCCGCGCTTGCACTGAATGATATTATCGAAGTCCGTCCAGGCGAACGTATTCCGGCTGACGGTGTTCTGACCGACGGGGCCGCCGAAATTGACAACAGCCACCTGACCGGTGAATCCGTGCCCGTCCCGTCCGAACCGGGGGACGAGGTTTTTGCCGGTGCCATTGTCACCGATCGGCCCGTACGCCTGCGCGTGACCCGTGCGGCGGGGCAAACCATGCTGGATCGTGTGATCGAGCTGGTTGAACAAAGCGAAAAGCACAAGGCACCGGTCGAGCGTTTCGTTACCAAATTTGCCCGTATCTATACGCCAATCATCATGGCGCTTGCCGCCCTGACGGTCGTCATTCCGCCGGTCCTGTTCGGGCAGGGCTGGGAAGAATGGATCTATCGCGGGCTGGCCCTGCTTCTGATCGGCTGCCCCTGTGCCTTGGTGATCTCCACCCCGGCGGCGGTCACGTCGGCCCTGGCTCGTGCGGCCAGAATTGGTCTGCTGGTAAAAGGCGGTGCCGCGCTTGAGGCCATCGGGGCGGTTCGTACCATGGCGTTTGACAAAACCGGCACATTGACCGAAGGCAAGCCAAAGCTGACGGCAATGATGTCGGTGGGCGATATGGACGAAGACCGGCTGCTTGCGATTGCTGCTGCGCTTGAAACCGTGACCTCCCACCCGCTGGCAAAGGCGGTGGTTCATGCCGCGACGGAACAGAAACTTGATCTGCCGGAAATCACCGATGCGCGTACGATCGCCGGCGCCGGGGTCGAAGCCCGGATTGATGGCACGCTTTATCGTGTCGGGGCGGCCAAACGCCTTGATATCGAACCGGCTGCAAAAGTTGCCGACTGGCTTGCCGCACAGGAAGACGCCGGTAGCACGGCCGTTGTTATCCTGCGCAATGGCGATGTCATTGGCGCACTTGCGCTGCGGGATACCGCGCGTGCGGATGCCCGGGATGCGCTTGCCAAACTGAACGCCTTGGGCATCAGCCCAGTGATGCTGACGGGCGATGCCGAACGCGTTGCCAAACGCATGGCGGGTGAACTTGGTATGGACTACCGGGCGCAGCTTCTGCCTGAAGACAAGCTGAACGTGCTGGCTGATTTGCGCAATGATCCAGCGCGGAAGGGGCCGATTGCCATGGTTGGTGATGGTATCAACGACGCCCCGGCGCTGAAATCGGCCGATGTCGGCATCGCAATTGGCGGGGGCACCGATATTGCCCTTGAGGCCGCCGATGCGGTGGCGGTCAAGGACCGGCTGTCGGATGTCGTTAATCTGGTAAAGCTGTCCCGCACCACGCGCCGCGTGATCCGCGAAAACATCGGGTTGGCACTGGGGCTTAAGGCTGTCTTTCTGGTCACCAGCATCACCGGTCTGACGGGACTTTGGCTGGCGGTGATGGCCGATACCGGTGCAACCGTTCTGGTGACGCTTAACAGCCTTCGTCTGCTGATCGCGCTGCGCAACCGCTGA